Proteins encoded by one window of Chanos chanos chromosome 7, fChaCha1.1, whole genome shotgun sequence:
- the zc3h13 gene encoding zinc finger CCCH domain-containing protein 13 — protein MSKIRRKVTVENSKTISDSSSNTTPSRRPSVFERLGPSTGSNAAETHCRNWLKTGNCSYGNTCRYTHGTQPRGKGFTGTFNRSTERPTGDLRERMKNKRQDVDADSQKRDPEEPTSPTTRQRDSSRGRHREKEDIKITKERTPASEEEPAEWETAREDSDNGDYDYELSLEMKRQKIQRELMKLEQENLEKRDDIAIKKEESVAKNRTSSTSKASPEPASSKGSPSSRKSSGSPKHKSGVKGSSSGKKEKKSSSSIISSPVSDQTRAEEAESRPSKASHGKKKGPRTPSPPPPVPVGSPAVGKKHKGKHKNKEKSEDKPKEGKERGRDTEKHKEKKEKRRDRSESSHKAKRSVTSEERSGSISSPPKDMSPSTRRKSSSPKSASQKAASSPPRSRTPPRHHRSPSPPPRQHHSPSSHSGSSAQRHSPSPRRRRSPGSPAYHRDPPPSSSSPSASRRSRSPLTPQRDHSPAQRRSSPTRHHSQGRERGRGDRDRSPGMQDRRHERRDESRGKREKDGGGRDDREYDGEQGSSRDDRDSREGRDRRDARDRRDVRDERQHRDGKDAREGRPETRDRSGRESLEHRDRERDRERERERERERDRERDRTDTHRKEEAAAQDDRGYGRGHGRDEGRAETRAESRSDGRADRPGRGRGRGIEPTDKGSARGTRASQGESSGHDSWESRSGSLRERSSERTTERGADRATERDRYDNDRQRGDQARDSSYDRRGGHAERDRRENRDREQRAPSAGRHQGRSEDPDREERRDDRRAERADDRRDDRAREREREREREREREKEREREKEREREKEREREREAERERERARERERDREREREREEREREREEREREREERERERERERKEREREREQRERERQREWEEREKGREDRRERRDDGRDERPGRDVHEERKTSRKRHRVESSPSPRPSPKRNRDASPGDSDGYNSNEEKMSDKHRLLSQVVRPQETSRSPTRAAVDDKTGRWKEEDRRGDKKEGRGRHEEADVRGDRGAVRGGERRGEHVLESSVSGGSDASRRSKDQRDLTPPPAAPAVAEERDPAAAGHEEGKKTKKSLRKGLKKNRKEEDTGSVGGGERFNPEPLSSTPAKVLPSLLSPRKTPKKKGGDKKRKRSRGAESDASDDEPAVHHPLSKRRRGPRTPPPIMKEDLPSQKALAASQALTTPIKMDTHFSDWSDEDVPERGESAASLPAERPPAERLLPSEPPRRGGRGGRDRTDPPIAPLLGQEPPMLMQTLPLQPLLPQHMLRKSAAEQPKRSSSLGSNQSRASSRRLRSPSNESAHRDDGQPGPRSRRGRLQTGNSRDREREREREREREREREREQRERPGANEPMATERKSRIDQLRRGEPSRSTSSDRQDSRSHSSRRSSPESERQARSRAGSYDSRERERERDRDRETFERDWDRKDNRQQQPRDWEPEAREWVGRGREPLLLRGNREPIRERDLREMRERERLLPEGLLSHDRMERERMERERERERDRDRGERDRMLPFDLPPHGEPKSRAEMRMGDYEPLLPREALAMETEKPGDSQHAPGEASEPEKADSLDEEDDGKGEDAQSVISGGEEYEPISDDELDEILADSAQKRDDQQEDEKTPGPVDVIDVDWSSLMPKQKQEPRAAGAALLKFTPGAVLLRAGVSKRLAGPQLLHRVKEVCSGELDDPKDVDKLFEHDLGALNMAALNRRSERAGLLRNLGPCCKALCARRDIAIRRQLLKNDKGTTKQMYTSAPVVDNELLQLSVRLFKKKVSACQSVGQQDRAETGTAPSQPNPPAEVCVS, from the exons ATGTCCAAAATAAGGCGGAAGGTAACAGTGGAGAATTCAAAGACCATATCTGACAGCAGTAGCAACACTACCCCCTCACGTCGGCCCAGCGTTTTCGAGAGACTCGGACCCAGTACTGGAAGTAATGCTGCCGAG ACTCACTGTAGAAATTGGTTGAAGACTGGAAATTGCAGTTACGGCAACACTTGTCGCTACACACATGGAACTCAGCCAAGGGGCAAAGGATTTACTGGAACATTTAACAG gtcAACTGAGAGACCCACTGGGGATCTCCGTGAGAGGATGAAGAATAAGAGACAGGATGTAGATGCTGATTCGCAGAAAAGAGACCCTGAAGAGCCTACTTCACCCACAACCAGA cAGCGAGATTCATCCCgaggaagacacagagagaaagaagacataAAGATCACTAAGGAACGCACGCCAGCCAGCGAAGAAGAACCAGCAGAGTGGGAAACCGCCCGTGAAG ATTCAGATAACGGTGATTACGACTACGAGCTATCTTtagaaatgaagagacagaaaattcaGCGCGAACTGATGAAGCTGGAGCAGGAGAACCTGGAGAAAAGAGACGACATAGCCATCAAAAAGGAG GAGTCAGTAGCCAAGAACAGAACCAGCAGCACCTCTAAG GCTTCTCCAGAGCCCGCCAGTTCAAAAGGGTCACCTTCGTCCCGTAAATCCAGCGGCTCCCCCAAACACAAATCCGGTGTGAAGGGCAGCAGCTCAGGcaagaaggagaagaaatctTCATCTTCAATTATCTCTTCCCCCGTGTCCGACCAGACCAGggcagaggaggcagagagcaG ACCCTCCAAGGCGTCTCACGGAAAGAAGAAGGGTCCGCGGACCCccagccccccgccccccgtcCCCGTGGGCAGCCCCGCGGTGGGCAAGAAGCACAAGGGCAAACACAAGAACAAGGAGAAGTCTGAGGACAAGCCCAAAGAGGGCAAAGAGAGGGGCCGCGACACGGAGAAAcacaaggaaaagaaagaaaaacgcaG aGATCGTTCGGAGAGTTCTCACAAAGCCAAACGTTCGGTGACATCAGAGGAACGTTCTGGAAGTATCTCTTCTCCACCCAAGGACATGTCTCCCTCCACCAGGAGGAAGTCCTCCTCGCCCAAGTCTGCCTCCCAGAAAGCTGCCTCTTCACCCCCAAG GTCTCGGACTCCGCCGAGGCACCACCGCTCCCCGTCACCCCCTCCACGTCAGCACCACTCCCCCTCCTCCCACTCCGGCTCCTCCGCCCAGAGgcactccccctccccccgtcgCAGGAGGAGCCCCGGCTCCCCCGCGTACCACCGCGACCCGCCCCCCTCCTCGTCCTCCCCGTCCGCCTCGCGCCGCTCCCGTTCTCCGCTGACCCCCCAGCGGGACCACTCTCCGGCCCAGCGGCGCTCCAGCCCCACGCGCCACCACTcccagggcagagagaggggccGTGGAGACAGGGACAGAAGCCCGGGGATGCAGGATCGCCGGCACGAGCGCAGAGACG agagcagagggaagcgtGAAAAAGACGGCGGTGGGCGAGATGACAGGGAGTACGACGGCGAGCAGGGCTCCTCGCGAGACGACCGCGACTCCAGAGAGGGTCGGGATCGGCGGGATGCCCGGGACCGACGGGACGTGCGCGACGAGCGGCAGCACCGCGACGGCAAGGACGCGCGAGAGGGCAGGCCGGAGACGCGGGACCGCTCCGGGCGAGAGTCCCTGGAGCACAGggaccgagagagagacagggagagagagcgggagagagaaagagagagagacagggagagggacaggACGGACACGCACAGGAAGGAGGAGGCGGCGGCGCAGGACGACAGGGGCTACGGCAGAGGGCACGGACGGGACGAAGGGCGGGCCGAGACGAGGGCGGAGTCCAGGAGTGACGGTCGCGCTGATAGGccaggaagagggagagggcgTGGCATAGAGCCCACAGATAAAG gcTCTGCTAGAGGCACCAGAGCGTCACAGGGAGAGAGCAGCGGCCATGACTCCTGGGAATCGCGCAGCGGGAGTTTGAGGGAGAGGAGTTCTGAGAGAACCACGGAACGAGGAGCTGACAGGGCCACCGAGCGTGATCGCTACGACAACGACCGCCAGAGAGGGGATCAAGCCCGCGATTCGTCCTACGACAGGCGCGGAGGCCACGCTGAGCGAGACCGCAGAGAGAACAGGGACAGAG agcagagagcgCCATCTGCTGGCCGCCACCAAGGCCGCAGCGAAGACCCCGACcgcgaggagaggagagatgaccGCAGGGCGGAACGAGCGGACGACAGACGAGACGACCGCGCCCgcgagagggaaagagagagagagagggagcgcgagagggagaaagaaagagagagggagaaagaaagagagagagagaaagaaagagaaagggagagggaggcgGAGCGGGAGCGCGAACGCGCCCGGGAGAGAGAACGCGAccgagagcgggagagagaacGCGA ggaacGGGAACGAGAGCGCGAGGAGAGGGAgcgggagagggaggagagagagcgggagagggagagagagaggaaggagagagagcgagaacgagagcagagggaaagagagagacagagggaatgggaggaaagagaaaagggaagagaagacCGGAGGGAACGACGCGATGACGGGCGAGATGAACGGCCCGGTCGAGACGTCCACGAAGAACGGAAGACCAG tcGTAAGAGGCATCGTGTCGAGAGCAGCCCGAGTCCTCGGCCCTCCCCCAAACGAAATCGAGATGCCAGCCCCGGAGACAGCGACGGCTACAACAGCAACGAGGAGAAAA tgtcagataaacacaggctCCTGAGTCAGGTGGTCCGACCACAGGAGACTTCCCGCTCGCCGACACGCGCCGCCGTCGACGACAAGACCGGCCGCTGGAAGGAAGAGGATCGCCGCGGCGACAAGAAAGAAGGGCGGGGCCGACACGAGGAAGCGGACGTCCGCGGCGACAGAGGCGCGGTCAGAGGAGGGGAGCGACGCGGAGAGCATGTTCTGGAAAGCTCCGTGTCGGGAGGTTCCGACGCCTCCAGAAGGAGTAAGGACCAGCGCGACCTCACTCCACCTCCCGCGGCCCCCGCCGTCGCGGAGGAGCGGGATCCTGCCGCCGCGGGCCATGAGGAAGGGAAGAAGACTAAAAAATCTCTCAGAAAGGGCctgaaaaagaacaggaaagaggAGGACACAGGCAGCGTCGGGGGAGGAGAACGCTTCAACCCCGAGCCTTTGTCTTCTACCCCCGCCAAAGTTCTTCCGTCCCTCCTCTCCCCGCGCAAAACCCCCAAGAAAAAGGGCGGAGACAAGAAACGCAAGCGCTCGCGAGGCGCCGAGTCGGACGCGTCGGACGATGAGCCGGCCGTCCACCACCCCCTCAGCAAGAGGAGGCGTGGCCCTAGAACTCCGCCCCCTATCATGAAGGAAGACCTTCCTTCCCAGAAGGCCCTCGCCGCCAGTCAGGCTTTGACCACGCCCATTAAGATGGACACGCACTTCAGCGACTGGTCGGACGAGGACGTGCCGGAGCGCGGGGAGAGCGCCGCCTCTCTACCCGCCGAGAGACCCCCGGCGGAGAGGCTCCTGCCCTCCGAACCTCCCAGGAGGGGCGGGAGGGGAGGGCGGGACAGGACCGATCCCCCCATCGCCCCTCTGCTGGGCCAGGAACCTCCCATGCTGATGCAGACCCTCCCCTTACAGCCGCTGCTGCCGCAGCACATGCTGCGCAAGTCCGCAGCCGAGCAGCCGAAACGCAGCAGCAGCCTAGGCAGCAACCAGAGCCGAGCCTCCTCCAGACGCCTGCGCTCGCCCTCCAACGAATCCGCCCACCGCGACGACGGGCAGCCGGGCCCCAGGTCCCGCCGGGGCAGGCTCCAGACGGGCAACTCccgcgacagagagagagagagggagcgcgagagagaaagagagagggaaagagaacgagagcaaagagagaggcCAGGCGCGAACGAGCCCATGGCGACGGAGAGGAAATCTCGTATCGACcagctgaggagaggagagcctAGTCGCAGCACTTCGTCAG ACCGACAGGATTCAAGAAGCCACAGCTCCCGACGCAGTTCTCCGGAGTCGGAACGGCAGGCTCGCTCCAGAGCCGGATCCTACGACAGCcgcgagagggagagggagcgggACAGAGACCGGGAGACGTTCGAGCGGGATTGGGACAGGAAAGACAATCGGCAGCAGCAGCCGAGAGACTGGGAGCCCGAGGCCAGGGAGTGGGTCGGGAGGGGCAGGGAACCGCTGCTTCTCCGCGGTAACCgggagccaatcagagagcggGACCTGAGGGAGATGCGGGAAAGAGAGCGGCTTCTCCCCGAGGGGCTGCTGTCTCACGATCGGATGGAGCGCGAGCGCATGgaacgggagagagagcgcGAACGGGATCGGGACAGGGGAGAACGCGACAGGATGCTGCCGTTTGACCTCCCACCACACGGGGAGCCCAAGAGCAGAGCGGAGATGAGAATGGGTGACTACGAGCCTTTACTGCCCCGAGAAGCTCTCGCTATGGAAACGGAGAAGCCTGGCGACAGTCAGCACGCGCCAGGGGAAGCCTCTGAGCCAGAGAAAGCAGACAGTCTTGACG aggAGGATGATGGGAAGGGTGAGGATGCGCAGTCCGTCATCTCAGGCGGAGAAGAATACGAGCCAATCAGTGACGACGAGCTGGACGAGATCCTGGCGGACAGCGCGCAGAAGAGAGACGACCAGCAGGAGGACGAGAAGACTCCAG GGCCCGTGGACGTGATAGACGTGGACTGGTCCAGCCTAATGCCCAAGCAGAAGCAGGAGCCCAGGGCGGCCGGCGCGGCCTTGTTGAAGTTCACCCCCGGGGCTGTGCTCCTCAGGGCGGGCGTTTCCAAACGCCTCGCCGGGCCCCAGCTCCTCCACAGGGTTAAGGAGGTCTGCTCTGGGGAACTGGATGACCCGAAAG ATGTTGACAAGCTGTTTGAGCATGATCTGGGAGCCCTGAACATGGCGGCTCTGAACAGACGCTCGGAGAGGGCAGGTCTGCTCAGGAACCTGGGCCCCTGCTGTAAGGCCCTGTGTGCTCGCAGAGACATCGCCATCCGCAGACAGCTTCTCAAGAACGACAAG GGCACAACTAAACAGATGTACACGAGCGCTCCGGTCGTGGACAACGAGCTGTTGCAGCTGAGCGTGCgtctctttaaaaagaaagtgtCCGCCTGCCAGTCCGTGGGACAGCAGGACAGGGCAGAGACAGGGACTGCTCCTTCGCAGCCCAACCCACCcgctgaggtgtgtgtgtcctaa
- the spp2 gene encoding secreted phosphoprotein 24, whose product MKFRVLLLVLLQVLGGSGVPLFQLSTKADEGLRMALDQINTHHARVRLYKVSRASVKRVVPMGMNTYDLLLKFEVRETDCKKTSGVDPQGCSFRRSFFVSEASCQTRVRVAGEATQILTLKCGQPDSSSSESSSEEMGRGWFYDPNHFGSADPAPTAPQNFDSSVFLGRHQNRPNQDARGDNFSNHLE is encoded by the exons ATGAAGTTCAGGGTCCTACTTTTGGTTCTCCTGCAGGTTCTGGGTGGCTCAG GTGTGCCACTGTTCCAGCTGAGCACTAAGGCAGATGAGGGTCTCCGGATGGCCCTTGACCAGATCAATACTCATCACGCCAGAGTTCGTCTCTACAAGGTGTCCAGGGCCTCCGTGAAACGG GTTGTTCCGATGGGAATGAACACATATGACTTGCTGCTGAAATTTGAAGTGAGGGAGACTGACTGTAAGAAAACCTCTGGAGTTGACCCTCAGGGATGTTCTTTCCGACGAAGCTTCTTTGTG TCAGAGGCTTCTTGCCAAACTCGTGTACGTGTAGCTGGTGAAGCCACCCAGATCCTCACACTCAAGTGCGGCCAACCGGACAGCTCTAGCTCAGAGTCAAGCAgtgaagag ATGGGAAGAGGCTGGTTCTATGATCCAAACCATTTTGGGAGCGCCG ATCCTGCCCCGACTGCTCCGCAAAATTTTGATTCATCTGTGTTTCTGGGACGGCACCAAAACAGGCCAAATCAAGATGCTCGTGGAGACAACTTCAGTAATCAcctagagtaa
- the alg11 gene encoding GDP-Man:Man(3)GlcNAc(2)-PP-Dol alpha-1,2-mannosyltransferase isoform X2 — protein MSGHDHLSLCLCDLITWLQMKRKARRAQDGCPSVAFFHPYCNAGGGGERVLWCALRALQNRYRDISFVVYTGDQGVTAEQILDGARRRFNIRLPRPVKFVFLKHRLLVEASVYPHFTLLGQSIGSVFLGWEALTEFVPDLYVDSMGYAFTLPVFRYLGGCHVGSYVHYPTISTDMLSVVRQRNPRFNNADYISSNPVLSAIKVIYYCAFALLYGLAGSCSDVVMVNSTWTLGHILALWRAPNRTSVVYPPCDVQSFLDIPLKGEEEDEEDRKRRSVVSVGQFRPEKDHRLQIRAFRKLLDKKGADPGGRESARLVLIGGCRNQEDEDRVLMLRGLCQELGVADRVEFKLNIPFEELKKELTDATVGLHTMWNEHFGIGVVECMAAGTVILAHKSGGPKLDIVVPYEGGPTGFLADEEDSYADAMERILSMTPAARLEIRRRARASVARFSDQEFEASFLSAMEPLMGTLER, from the exons ATGTCTGGTCACGATCACCTGTCCCTCTGCCTTTGTGATTTAATC ACGTGGCTTCAGATGAAGAGGAAAGCGAGAAGGGCTCAGGATGGATGTCCCTCAGTGGCTTTCTTCCATCCCTATTGTAACGCaggtggagggggagagagagtgctctgGTGTGCCCTCCGAGCCCTGCAGAACAG GTACAGAGACATATCCTTTGTGGTCTACACCGGAGACCAAGGGGTCACAGCTGAACAAATCCTGGACGGCGCCCGACGTCGCTTCAACATCAGGCTCCCTCGACCCGTCAAATTCGTCTTCCTGAAGCATCGCCTTTTGGTGGAAGCCAGCGTGTATCCCCACTTCACCCTACTGGGCCAGAGCATCGGGTCCGTCTTCCTGGGGTGGGAGGCTCTGACCGAATTTGTACCGGACCTTTACGTCGACTCCATGGGCTATGCCTTCACCCTGCCCGTGTTCCGTTACCTGGGAGGGTGTCACGTGGGAAGCTACGTCCACTACCCCACCATAAGCACCGACATGCTCTCCGTCGTTCGACAGAGGAACCCAAG aTTCAATAATGCAGACTACATCTCCAGTAACCCCGTGCTGAGTGCCATTAAGGTGATATACTACTGCGCGTTTGCTCTGCTCTACGGCTTAGCTGGCTCCTGCAGCGATGTTGTCATGGTCAACTCCACCTGGACGCTTGGACATATCTTGGCCCTGTGGCGCGCTCCCAACCGCACCAGCGTGGTCTACCCACCCTGCGACGTACAGTCGTTCCTGGATATCCCTCtgaagggagaggaggaggacgaagaggaCCGAAAGCGTCGCTCTGTGGTCTCCGTCGGCCAGTTCCGACCCGAGAAGGACCACCGGCTGCAGATCCGGGCTTTCCGGAAGCTTCTGGATAAGAAGGGGGCGGATCCCGGTGGGAGGGAGTCTGCGAGGTTAGTGTTGATCGGTGGCTGCCGTAACCAAGAGGATGAGGACCGAGTGCTTATGCTCCGGGGTCTGTGTCAGGAGCTGGGCGTGGCCGACAGGGTGGAGTTCAAGCTGAACATTCCGTTCgaggagctgaagaaagagCTGACTGACGCCACGGTGGGGCTGCACACCATGTGGAACGAACACTTTGGCATCG gtgtggtagagtgtatGGCGGCAGGAACAGTCATTCTGGCCCATAAATCCGGCGGACCCAAACTGGACATAGTGGTGCCTTATGAAGGCGGCCCGACGGGCTTCCTGGCGGACGAGGAGGACAGCTACGCCGACGCCATGGAGCGGATATTGTCCATGACCCCCGCGGCCCGCCTGGAGATTCGACGCAGGGCGCGCGCGTCCGTCGCCCGCTTCTCCGACCAGGAGTTCGAGGCCTCCTTCCTGTCGGCCATGGAGCCTTTAATGGGGACGCTGGAACGATGA
- the cpb2 gene encoding carboxypeptidase B2 — protein MSPFIFLVLLMSFDNIPEKCHGNPIHDQVLSIKPITSEQVDILRNITSSNETVLWQPASPSYITEKTEVHLYVPVSSVKTVTDQLRENGVTYSVVLEDTQELIEDQKKNNSANPRMKGMFFESYHSLEDIYHWINKTSQEYSHMATLILIGSSYEKRPLYMLKLSVQNGVSKNAVWMDCGIHAREWISPAFCLWFVNYAITFYNVNSDITAMLNNMDFYILPVMNPDGYKYTWTTNRMWRKNRSRSKDSDCVGADLNRNFDANWCTQGASKRPCDETYCGAYPESEPEAQAVAQFLRSHRDTVKMYFSIHSYSQMLLFPYSCTYDRAENHDELLALVKKAAERIRIYYRNVYKFGSGAETIYLAPGGSDDWAYKLGIPYSFTFELQDRGRYGFLLPAKLISKACSEALLALKTIVLGVLEKIQL, from the exons atgagCCCTTTTATATTTCTGGTTTTATTGATGAGTTTCGACAATATTCCTGAAAAATGCCATGGCAATCCAATACA TGACCAAGTTCTTTCCATCAAACCTATTACATCTGAGCAAGTAGACATACTGAGGAACATAACCAGCAGCAATGAG ACGGTGTTGTGGCAGCCTGCCTCACCAAGCTACAtcacagaaaaaacagaggtcCATCTGTACGTGCCGGTGTCCAGCGTGAAGACTGTTACAGACCAACTGAGGGAGAATGGCGTCACATACAG CGTGGTTTTGGAGGACACTCAGGAGCTGATCGAGGaccagaaaaagaacaattcGGCAAACCCTCGCATGAAGGGGATGTTTTTCGAAAGCTATCACTCTTTGGAAGAC ATCTACCACTGGATAAACAAGACAAGCCAAGAGTACTCACACATGGCAACGCTGATTCTGATTGGTTCTTCATACGAGAAGCGGCCTCTTTACATGCTGAAG TTGTCTGTACAGAATGGTGTTTCAAAGAACGCAGTGTGGATGGACTGCGGTATCCATGCCAGGGAATGGATCTCCCCTGCTTTCTGCCTGTGGTTTGTGAATTAT GCAATTACATTCTACAATGTCAATAGTGACATCACTGCGATGCTGAACAACATGGACTTTTACATTTTACCGGTTATGAACCCTGATGGTTATAAGTACACATGGACTACG AACCGAATGTGGAGAAAGAACCGTTCCAGAAGCAAAGACAGTGACTGCGTCGGAGCAGACCTTAACAGAAATTTCGACGCCAACTGGTGCA CTCAAGGCGCATCTAAGAGGCCTTGCGACGAGACCTACTGTGGCGCGTACCCAGAGTCTGAACCAGAAGCGCAGGCAGTGGCGCAGTTCCTGCGCTCTCACAGGGACACCGTCAAAATGTACTTCTCCATCCACTCTTACTCTCAGATGCTGCTCTTCCCTTACTCCTGCACTTACGACAGGGCAGAGAATCACGACGAACTG CTGGCTCTTGTGAAGAAGGCAGCTGAAAGAATACGGATTTATTACAGGAATGTATACAAATTTGGTTCTGGTGCTGAAACAATAT ATCTAGCACCTGGAGGATCTGACGACTGGGCTTACAAACTGGGGATTCCGTACTCTTTCACCTTTGAACTTCAGGATCGGGGTCGATATGGATTTCTCCTACCGGCAAAGCTCATCAGCAAAGCCTGCAGTGAAGCTCTCTTGGCTCTCAAGACCATCGTTCTTGGAGTTCTAGAGAAAATACAATTATAA
- the alg11 gene encoding GDP-Man:Man(3)GlcNAc(2)-PP-Dol alpha-1,2-mannosyltransferase isoform X1, producing MSGHDHLSLCLCDLIRLLWSLMLPCLYLSLVLTVLLFLLVMAVRTWLQMKRKARRAQDGCPSVAFFHPYCNAGGGGERVLWCALRALQNRYRDISFVVYTGDQGVTAEQILDGARRRFNIRLPRPVKFVFLKHRLLVEASVYPHFTLLGQSIGSVFLGWEALTEFVPDLYVDSMGYAFTLPVFRYLGGCHVGSYVHYPTISTDMLSVVRQRNPRFNNADYISSNPVLSAIKVIYYCAFALLYGLAGSCSDVVMVNSTWTLGHILALWRAPNRTSVVYPPCDVQSFLDIPLKGEEEDEEDRKRRSVVSVGQFRPEKDHRLQIRAFRKLLDKKGADPGGRESARLVLIGGCRNQEDEDRVLMLRGLCQELGVADRVEFKLNIPFEELKKELTDATVGLHTMWNEHFGIGVVECMAAGTVILAHKSGGPKLDIVVPYEGGPTGFLADEEDSYADAMERILSMTPAARLEIRRRARASVARFSDQEFEASFLSAMEPLMGTLER from the exons ATGTCTGGTCACGATCACCTGTCCCTCTGCCTTTGTGATTTAATCAG gtTGCTGTGGTCACTGATGTTACCATGCCTCTATTTGAGCCTGGTCTTAACGGTACTTCTTTTCCTGCTGGTCATGGCCGTACGGACGTGGCTTCAGATGAAGAGGAAAGCGAGAAGGGCTCAGGATGGATGTCCCTCAGTGGCTTTCTTCCATCCCTATTGTAACGCaggtggagggggagagagagtgctctgGTGTGCCCTCCGAGCCCTGCAGAACAG GTACAGAGACATATCCTTTGTGGTCTACACCGGAGACCAAGGGGTCACAGCTGAACAAATCCTGGACGGCGCCCGACGTCGCTTCAACATCAGGCTCCCTCGACCCGTCAAATTCGTCTTCCTGAAGCATCGCCTTTTGGTGGAAGCCAGCGTGTATCCCCACTTCACCCTACTGGGCCAGAGCATCGGGTCCGTCTTCCTGGGGTGGGAGGCTCTGACCGAATTTGTACCGGACCTTTACGTCGACTCCATGGGCTATGCCTTCACCCTGCCCGTGTTCCGTTACCTGGGAGGGTGTCACGTGGGAAGCTACGTCCACTACCCCACCATAAGCACCGACATGCTCTCCGTCGTTCGACAGAGGAACCCAAG aTTCAATAATGCAGACTACATCTCCAGTAACCCCGTGCTGAGTGCCATTAAGGTGATATACTACTGCGCGTTTGCTCTGCTCTACGGCTTAGCTGGCTCCTGCAGCGATGTTGTCATGGTCAACTCCACCTGGACGCTTGGACATATCTTGGCCCTGTGGCGCGCTCCCAACCGCACCAGCGTGGTCTACCCACCCTGCGACGTACAGTCGTTCCTGGATATCCCTCtgaagggagaggaggaggacgaagaggaCCGAAAGCGTCGCTCTGTGGTCTCCGTCGGCCAGTTCCGACCCGAGAAGGACCACCGGCTGCAGATCCGGGCTTTCCGGAAGCTTCTGGATAAGAAGGGGGCGGATCCCGGTGGGAGGGAGTCTGCGAGGTTAGTGTTGATCGGTGGCTGCCGTAACCAAGAGGATGAGGACCGAGTGCTTATGCTCCGGGGTCTGTGTCAGGAGCTGGGCGTGGCCGACAGGGTGGAGTTCAAGCTGAACATTCCGTTCgaggagctgaagaaagagCTGACTGACGCCACGGTGGGGCTGCACACCATGTGGAACGAACACTTTGGCATCG gtgtggtagagtgtatGGCGGCAGGAACAGTCATTCTGGCCCATAAATCCGGCGGACCCAAACTGGACATAGTGGTGCCTTATGAAGGCGGCCCGACGGGCTTCCTGGCGGACGAGGAGGACAGCTACGCCGACGCCATGGAGCGGATATTGTCCATGACCCCCGCGGCCCGCCTGGAGATTCGACGCAGGGCGCGCGCGTCCGTCGCCCGCTTCTCCGACCAGGAGTTCGAGGCCTCCTTCCTGTCGGCCATGGAGCCTTTAATGGGGACGCTGGAACGATGA